The Silvibacterium dinghuense DNA window TCCTGTAGAAGTTTGCCGGGATACGCCGCTGCCTCTCGGCATGGAGCGCACGGTGCCGGTTCGGCCGACGGTCTCCGCACTGTCCATTTTCATACAACATGACTGGACAACGGACAGCTTCGGCTTGCCGGGACTAACCCGCGTCCTTGATTTTACAGGATATTGGCCGTCCGTGGTGGCTTCCCTTCTGGCCCCCGGATTGCTTTTGGATCTGCAAGGAAAGCCATGTCGACCCTATTTCAGGACATTCACTACGCTCTGCGCCAGGCCCGCAAACAGCCCGGCTTCACGCTGATCGCCGTCCTTACCCTCGCCCTCGGTGTCGGCGCGGCCACGGCCATCTTCTCGGTGGTCGATGCGGTGATCCTGCGCCCGCTGCCTTATGGGCAGCCGGAACGCATCTTCGTTCCCCAGACTCTTTCGCACCAGGGCTACACACAGCCATTTTCCTTGCCCAGTTTCAAGGATTTTCGCGCCCAGAACCACGTCTTCGCCGCCGTTTCCGGCGTCTCGACAAGGATGGGCGGCGCCAACCTGGAGACACCCTCCGGCCCTGTCGCCCTCGATTGGGTCCAAGGCTCGGATGATTTCTTCGACGTCTTCGACGTTGCGCCTCTCATCGGACGAGGTTATCGCCCAGGAGAAGACGAGCCAGGCAAAAACGATGTCGCCGTTCTCAGTTACAACGTGTGGCAGAACAACTTCGGAGGACGCGCCGACATCCTCGGGCAGGTCCTCGAGCTCAATGGGCATCCCTACACCTGCATCGGGGTGATGCCCGCCGGCTTCCGCTATCCGCTCAGCGTGCAGCATGGCATCTACACTCCGCTCCATCCCGATCCGCTCATCGCGGACCAGCGCGGCTCCCACTGGCTGCCCGCCATCGGCAGACTGAAGCCCGGAATTACTCGCCTGCAGGCTCAGGCAGACCTGGATGCCGTCCTCAACAATCTCGGCCGCGCTTATCCCGATACGGACGCCGGCCGTCGCGAACAGCTCATCGGCCTCTCGGACATGGTCTCGGGCAAGGTCTCCGGAACCCTGTGGGTGCTCTGTGCCGCCGTGCTCGCGGTACTGCTGATCGCCTGCGTCAATGTCGCCGGACTGCTTCTTGCCCGCGGCGTAAAGCGCCAGCGTGAGATGGTCCTGCGAGCCGCCGTCGGCGCCTCGCGCGCTCGCATTCTCCGGCAAGGGCTTACAGAAAGCGTGGTACTCGCCGCGCTCGGAGCCGCAGGTGGCGTCTTCCTTTCTTGGCTTCTGCTCGCCGCCTTTCGCACTTTCCTTATTCATGCCATGCAGCGCGGGGCCGACGTCCACGTGGACGTTACTGTCCTGCTGATCGCGCTTGCCCTGTCCGTCAGCACCAGCATTGCCGCCTCTCTTTACCCCTCGCTGCGTCTCGCCGGCGTCGAGCCCAGTCAGGCGCTGCGCAGCGGCGGCTCAGCCGGAACCTCGCGCGCCCATCACAGCCTGCGTTCCGTCTTCATCGTCTCGCAGGTGGCATTGTCGCTGGTCCTGCTGGTGGTGGCAGGGGTGCTCCTGCGCCAGGTGGCGGGCAGTAGCAATACCGACCTCGGCTTCGATGGACAGCACATCCTCGCAGCCGAAATCGACCTTTCTCCCGGGCGCTACCAGAACCACAACGTCTGGGCCGACTTCTACCAGCCCATGCTGGAACGCGTGAACCACCTGCCCGGCGTGCGTGCCGCCGGCATCATCAATCTCGTGCCCATCCAGGCCTGGGGCTGGAACACCGAGATTCACGTTTCCGGCCAACCGCCAACACCGGCGAACGAGATCACGCTCGCCGAGGATCGCTATGTTTCCCCGGGCTACTTCGATGCTCTCGGCATCCGCCTCGTACAGGGCCGCATGCTCTCACCCAGTCTTGACATCCCCACGAACAAGGCCCAGGCCATCGTCGTCAACCAGGCATTCGTCAAGAAGTTCATGCCTCCGGGCATGAACCCCGAGGGACAGCACATCGACGACAGCGATAAGGCTGACGAAAAAACGCGGATCGTCGGCGAGGTGACCAACGTCCGTCAGGATTTATCGCAGCCCTCCATGCCGGAGATGGACTATCTCTACACGGAACTGCCTGCGCAATACAGCGATATCCTGATGAGCACCAGCCTGGTGGTTCGCACCGCGGGCAATCCCCACACAATCATTCCCGCTCTGCGTGAAGTCCTTCATCAGATCGATCCCACTCTGCCCTTCCGTGCCCCAGAGACCATGGATGAGATCATCGCCGACCAGCTGGTCATGCAACGCATGGCGACCTGGCTCTTCGGCATCTTTGCCGGGCTGGCCGTGCTGCTGGCCGTCATTGGTCTCTACGGGCTCATCAGCCACGAGGTCGAGATGGGCACGCGCGATATCGGCGTGCGCATGGCGCTCGGCGCAACCCGGGGCTCTGTCCTGCAGATGATCCTGCGCCGCGTGGTCGTCCTGCTGCTCATCGGAGTGAGTGGAGGTCTTGCGATTGCCTACGCCGCGAAGCAGCTCATCGCCTCGGTCACGGTCATCGACTTCGGCCACCAGGCGTGGCTGCTTGCCGGTCTTGCTGTCGCCATGCTCGTCACCGGCCTCGGCGCTGCGCTGCTGCCCGCCCGGCGTGCTGCGTCGATCGAGCCGATGGTGGCGCTCAGGACGGAGTAGCGAGGGTGTAGGGGATAGGGTGTAGCAAAACCCAGCCAGGCCAGGTGCCCCATGACCAGCGCAGTGGGTCATGGGCGGCTCACACAGTCTCCAGA harbors:
- a CDS encoding ABC transporter permease, with product MSTLFQDIHYALRQARKQPGFTLIAVLTLALGVGAATAIFSVVDAVILRPLPYGQPERIFVPQTLSHQGYTQPFSLPSFKDFRAQNHVFAAVSGVSTRMGGANLETPSGPVALDWVQGSDDFFDVFDVAPLIGRGYRPGEDEPGKNDVAVLSYNVWQNNFGGRADILGQVLELNGHPYTCIGVMPAGFRYPLSVQHGIYTPLHPDPLIADQRGSHWLPAIGRLKPGITRLQAQADLDAVLNNLGRAYPDTDAGRREQLIGLSDMVSGKVSGTLWVLCAAVLAVLLIACVNVAGLLLARGVKRQREMVLRAAVGASRARILRQGLTESVVLAALGAAGGVFLSWLLLAAFRTFLIHAMQRGADVHVDVTVLLIALALSVSTSIAASLYPSLRLAGVEPSQALRSGGSAGTSRAHHSLRSVFIVSQVALSLVLLVVAGVLLRQVAGSSNTDLGFDGQHILAAEIDLSPGRYQNHNVWADFYQPMLERVNHLPGVRAAGIINLVPIQAWGWNTEIHVSGQPPTPANEITLAEDRYVSPGYFDALGIRLVQGRMLSPSLDIPTNKAQAIVVNQAFVKKFMPPGMNPEGQHIDDSDKADEKTRIVGEVTNVRQDLSQPSMPEMDYLYTELPAQYSDILMSTSLVVRTAGNPHTIIPALREVLHQIDPTLPFRAPETMDEIIADQLVMQRMATWLFGIFAGLAVLLAVIGLYGLISHEVEMGTRDIGVRMALGATRGSVLQMILRRVVVLLLIGVSGGLAIAYAAKQLIASVTVIDFGHQAWLLAGLAVAMLVTGLGAALLPARRAASIEPMVALRTE